One window from the genome of Acidiferrobacterales bacterium encodes:
- the ruvX gene encoding Holliday junction resolvase RuvX: MDSSAVSLENLNSVLAFDYGTQRIGVAAGNRQIGTAQGIDIVHVRNGTPDLEKIKGLVDTWKPDCFVVGVPFTDSDSNGNLSGEIRVFVRMLERVYALPVFETNERLSTEESSNRINALSRRVSNRKKTELRNMIAAEIILETFLAGAGELRHSP, translated from the coding sequence TTGGACTCGTCTGCAGTGTCACTTGAGAATCTCAACTCAGTGCTGGCTTTCGATTACGGCACGCAGAGAATCGGTGTTGCCGCCGGCAACCGTCAGATTGGAACCGCCCAGGGTATCGACATCGTCCACGTTCGCAACGGAACACCGGACCTGGAAAAAATCAAAGGCTTGGTGGATACATGGAAACCTGACTGTTTTGTTGTGGGTGTGCCATTCACCGATTCGGACAGCAACGGGAATCTGTCGGGCGAGATCAGGGTATTTGTGAGAATGCTCGAACGTGTGTACGCCCTGCCGGTTTTTGAAACCAACGAAAGACTCAGTACCGAAGAATCATCAAATCGCATCAATGCCTTGAGCAGACGCGTCAGCAATCGAAAGAAAACTGAGCTCAGGAACATGATCGCAGCCGAAATCATTCTGGAAACCTTCCTGGCCGGTGCCGGCGAATTGAGACATTCACCGTAA